A single Anas acuta chromosome 19, bAnaAcu1.1, whole genome shotgun sequence DNA region contains:
- the MRPS17 gene encoding small ribosomal subunit protein uS17m: protein MSVPRGAVHAKWIIGKVIGTKMQKTAKVRVTRLVLDPYLLKFFNKRKTYFAHDPLQQCVVGDIVLLKALPERRSKHVKHELAEIVFKVGNVIDPITGKPCAGTRFLENLSDSENLTEADTNYLSEKLQELKVCSSDK, encoded by the exons ATGTCTGTACCACGTGGAGCTGTCCATGCAAAATGGATAATAGGAAAAGTCATAGGAACCAAAATGCAGAAGACGGCTAAAGTGAGAGTGACAAGACTCGTGCTAGATCCTTACTTACTAAAG tTCTTCAACAAGCGGAAAACCTATTTTGCCCATGACCCGTTGCAGCAGTGTGTTGTTGGAGACATTGTTCTTCTAAAAGCTTTGCCTGAGCGGAGGAGCAAACATGTGAAACACGAACTGGCTGAAATTGTTTTCAAGGTTGGAAATGTCATAGATCCGATAACAGGAAAGCCCTGTGCAGGAACCAGATTCCTTGAAAACCTGTCAGATTCAGAAAATCTGACAGAGGCAGATACAAACTATTTAAGTGAAAAACTCCAGGAACTTAAAGTTTGTTCATCAGACAAATAG
- the NIPSNAP2 gene encoding protein NipSnap homolog 2, whose amino-acid sequence MAARVLLRRSLAGANSRPRLSAGGGLALRGLVSSASRPREDSWLKTLFVRKVDPRKDAHSNLLAKRETSSLYKLQIHNVKPECLDAYNKLCQEVLPKIHEEKHYPCALVGTWNTWYGEQDQAVHLWRYEGGYPALNEVMSKLRQNKEFTEFRKERGNMLLSRKNQLLLEFSFWNEPVPREGPNIYELRSYQLRPGTMIEWGNYWARAIRFRQDNNEAVGGFFSQIGQLYMVHHLWAYKDLQTREDIRNAAWHKPGWDELVYYTVPLIQEMESRIMIPLKISPLQ is encoded by the exons ATGGCGGCGCGAGTGCTGCTGCGGCGGAGCCTGGCGGGAGCCAACTCCCGGCCTCGCCTCTCGGCCGGCGGCGGCTTGGCCCTCAG GGGACTGGTATCTTCAGCTAGCAGACCTCGTGAAGACAGCTGGTTAAAAACGCTATTTGTTCGCAAAGTCGACCCGAGGAAGGATGCTCACTCCAACCTTCTAGCCAAAAGGGAGACCAGCAGTCTGTATAAACTACAGA TTCACAATGTAAAACCAGAATGTCTAGACGCCTACAACAAGCTTTG TCAAGAGGTGCTGCCAAAgattcatgaagaaaaacactacCCATGTGCACTGGTGGGGACTTGGAACACGTGGTACGGAGAGCAAGATCAGGCTG ttcacCTGTGGAGGTATGAAGGAGGCTATCCAGCTCTCAATGAGGTCATGAGTAAACTCCGTCAAAATAAG GAATTCACGGAGTTTCGCAAAGAAAGAGGTAACATGCTTCTCTCTCGCAAGAACCAGCTATTGTTGGAGTTTAGTTTCTGGAATGAACCTGTTCCCAGAGAGGGGCCTAATATTTATGAACTGAGATCCTATCAACTTAGA ccCGGAACAATGATTGAGTGGGGAAATTACTG GGCTCGTGCAATTCGTTTCCGACAGGATAATAATGAAGCAGTTGGAGGATTTTTCTCACAAATTGGACAGCTGTATATGGTTCATCACCTTTGGG CCTACAAAGATCTGCAAACGAGAGAAGATATAAGGAATGCTGCATGGCATAAACCTGGCTGGGATGAACTAGTCTATTACACAG TGCCCCTTATTCAGGAAATGGAGTCCAGAATCATGATACCGTTGAAGATCTCTCCACTTCAGTAA
- the PSPH gene encoding phosphoserine phosphatase isoform X1, with product MAQDGVQYCDSQKQFILSSYSKKVPKRMASLLEMKEIFRNADAVCFDVDSTVIREEGIDELAKFCGVGDAVAEMTRRAMGGTVTFKAALTARLGLIRPSYEQVQKLISDNPPQLTPGIRELVNRLHQRGVQVFLVSGGFQSIVEHVALQLNIPTANVFANRLKFYFNGEYAGFDETQPTAESGGKGKVITHLKEQFHFKKVVMIGDGATDMEACPPADCFIGFGGNVIRKQVKEKAKWYITHFDELLKELEER from the exons ATGGCTCAAGACGGAGTCCAGTACTGTGACTCACAGAAACAATTCATCTTATCCTCTTACAGTAAGAAGGTTCCTAAAAGGATGGCGTCTCTCCTGGAGATGAAAGAAATCTTCCGCAATGCTGATGCAGTGTGCTTTGATGTGGACAGTACAGTCATCAGGGAAGAAGGCATTGATGAGCTTGCAAAGTTCTGTGGAGTTGGAGATGCCGTCGCAGAGAT GACTCGCAGAGCTATGGGTGGCACTGTGACATTCAAAGCAGCTTTAACAGCACGACTAGGACTCATACGACCCTCCTACGAGCAAGTGCAAAAATTAATATCTGACAATCCACCTCAGCTAACGCCAGGAATCCG gGAGCTGGTGAACAGGCTTCATCAACGCGGGGTACAGGTCTTCTTGGTCTCCGGAGGGTTTCAGAGCATTGTGGAACATGTGGCCTTACAGCTGAACATTCCAACAGCAAATGTCTTTGCCAACAGGCTGAAGTTTTACTTTAATG GAGAATATGCAGGATTTGATGAAACACAACCAACAGCTGAATcaggggggaaaggaaaagttaTTACTCATCTGAAGGAACAGTTCCATTTCAAGAAAGTAGTTATGATTGGAGATGGAGCTACAGACATGGAAGCCTGCCCCCCTGCT GACTGCTTCATTGGATTTGGAGGGAATGTAATCAGAAAGCAAGTAAAGGAGAAAGCTAAATGGTACATTACTCACTTTGATGAACTGCTAAAGGAACTGGAAGAACGATAA
- the PSPH gene encoding phosphoserine phosphatase isoform X2 → MASLLEMKEIFRNADAVCFDVDSTVIREEGIDELAKFCGVGDAVAEMTRRAMGGTVTFKAALTARLGLIRPSYEQVQKLISDNPPQLTPGIRELVNRLHQRGVQVFLVSGGFQSIVEHVALQLNIPTANVFANRLKFYFNGEYAGFDETQPTAESGGKGKVITHLKEQFHFKKVVMIGDGATDMEACPPADCFIGFGGNVIRKQVKEKAKWYITHFDELLKELEER, encoded by the exons ATGGCGTCTCTCCTGGAGATGAAAGAAATCTTCCGCAATGCTGATGCAGTGTGCTTTGATGTGGACAGTACAGTCATCAGGGAAGAAGGCATTGATGAGCTTGCAAAGTTCTGTGGAGTTGGAGATGCCGTCGCAGAGAT GACTCGCAGAGCTATGGGTGGCACTGTGACATTCAAAGCAGCTTTAACAGCACGACTAGGACTCATACGACCCTCCTACGAGCAAGTGCAAAAATTAATATCTGACAATCCACCTCAGCTAACGCCAGGAATCCG gGAGCTGGTGAACAGGCTTCATCAACGCGGGGTACAGGTCTTCTTGGTCTCCGGAGGGTTTCAGAGCATTGTGGAACATGTGGCCTTACAGCTGAACATTCCAACAGCAAATGTCTTTGCCAACAGGCTGAAGTTTTACTTTAATG GAGAATATGCAGGATTTGATGAAACACAACCAACAGCTGAATcaggggggaaaggaaaagttaTTACTCATCTGAAGGAACAGTTCCATTTCAAGAAAGTAGTTATGATTGGAGATGGAGCTACAGACATGGAAGCCTGCCCCCCTGCT GACTGCTTCATTGGATTTGGAGGGAATGTAATCAGAAAGCAAGTAAAGGAGAAAGCTAAATGGTACATTACTCACTTTGATGAACTGCTAAAGGAACTGGAAGAACGATAA